Proteins found in one Aquibium microcysteis genomic segment:
- the murA gene encoding UDP-N-acetylglucosamine 1-carboxyvinyltransferase, which produces MDRIRIVGGNELKGVIPISGAKNAALPLMIASLLTDDTLTLENVPHLADVEQLIRILGNHGVDYSVNGRRESQDTGYSRTIHFTARNIVDTTAPYDLVSKMRASFWVIGPLLARMGEARVSLPGGCAIGTRPVDLFIDGLRALGAEIDIDTGYVVANAPKGLIGTRYVFPKVSVGATHVLMMAASLARGETVLENAAREPEVVNLADCLNAMGARITGAGTSTVTIEGVTSLKGARHRIIPDRIETGTYAMAVAMTGGDVLLQGARADLLQSALETLTRTGAHVTQTNEGIRVARNGAGIAPVDVTTEPFPGFPTDLQAQFMGLMTMATGRSRITETIFENRFMHVQELARFGARISLSGQSAIVDGVSRLKGAPVMATDLRASVSLVIAALAAEGESTVNRVYHLDRGFERLEEKLSRCGATVERISG; this is translated from the coding sequence ATGGATCGAATCAGGATCGTCGGGGGCAACGAACTCAAGGGTGTGATCCCGATCTCCGGCGCCAAGAACGCGGCGCTGCCCCTGATGATCGCCTCGCTTCTCACCGACGACACGCTGACGCTGGAGAACGTCCCGCATCTGGCCGACGTCGAGCAGCTGATCCGGATCCTCGGCAATCACGGCGTCGACTATTCAGTGAACGGCCGTCGCGAGAGCCAGGACACCGGCTATTCGCGGACGATCCACTTCACGGCCCGCAACATCGTCGACACCACCGCGCCTTACGACCTCGTGTCGAAGATGCGCGCGAGCTTCTGGGTGATCGGCCCGCTTCTGGCGCGCATGGGCGAGGCGCGCGTGTCGCTGCCCGGCGGCTGCGCCATCGGCACGCGCCCGGTCGATCTCTTCATCGACGGGCTGCGCGCGCTCGGCGCCGAGATCGACATCGACACCGGCTACGTGGTGGCGAATGCGCCGAAGGGCCTGATCGGCACGCGCTACGTCTTCCCGAAAGTCTCGGTCGGTGCGACCCACGTGCTGATGATGGCGGCGTCGCTCGCCCGCGGCGAGACCGTCCTCGAGAACGCCGCCCGCGAACCGGAGGTCGTCAACCTCGCCGACTGCCTGAACGCCATGGGCGCCCGGATCACGGGTGCCGGCACCTCGACCGTCACCATCGAGGGCGTCACGTCGCTCAAGGGCGCGCGCCACCGCATCATCCCGGACCGGATCGAGACCGGCACCTATGCCATGGCCGTCGCCATGACCGGCGGCGACGTGCTGCTCCAGGGCGCCCGCGCCGACCTTCTGCAGAGCGCACTCGAGACGCTGACGCGGACCGGAGCGCACGTCACCCAGACCAACGAAGGCATTCGCGTCGCCCGCAACGGCGCCGGCATCGCGCCCGTCGACGTGACCACGGAGCCCTTCCCGGGCTTCCCGACCGATCTGCAGGCCCAGTTCATGGGCCTGATGACGATGGCGACCGGACGCTCGAGGATCACCGAGACGATCTTCGAGAACCGCTTCATGCATGTCCAGGAACTCGCCCGCTTCGGCGCCCGCATCAGCCTGTCGGGGCAGTCGGCCATCGTCGACGGCGTGTCCAGGCTGAAGGGCGCGCCGGTGATGGCGACGGACCTGCGGGCCTCCGTCTCGCTCGTCATCGCGGCGCTGGCGGCCGAAGGAGAGAGCACCGTCAACCGTGTCTACCACCTCGACCGCGGCTTCGAGCGGCTGGAGGAGAAGCTGTCGCGCTGCGGCGCGACGGTGGAGCGCATCTCCGGCTGA
- a CDS encoding DUF2948 family protein yields the protein MPPLKLLALDAEDLQVVSAHVQDAVLRVGDIDWRAQEKRVVIAMNRFVWEAPKRLFSRHDERRRAALHFDRVLSVRTAGIDRDRPAEVLSLLAVRFEETDAPAGHVDLLFSGGATMRLEVECIEARVADIGGAWEATSRPAHRV from the coding sequence ATGCCTCCGCTGAAACTGCTCGCCCTCGATGCCGAAGACCTGCAGGTGGTGTCCGCGCATGTGCAGGATGCCGTGCTGCGGGTCGGCGACATCGACTGGCGTGCGCAGGAGAAGCGGGTGGTGATCGCCATGAACCGCTTCGTGTGGGAGGCGCCGAAGAGGTTGTTCAGCCGGCACGACGAGCGCCGCAGGGCAGCCCTCCATTTCGACCGCGTGCTTTCCGTCAGGACCGCAGGCATCGACCGCGACAGGCCGGCCGAGGTGCTGTCGCTGCTGGCGGTCCGCTTCGAGGAGACGGACGCGCCGGCCGGGCACGTCGATCTGCTCTTCTCGGGCGGCGCCACGATGCGGCTCGAGGTCGAGTGCATCGAGGCGCGGGTCGCCGACATCGGCGGCGCGTGGGAGGCAACCTCCCGCCCCGCGCACCGCGTCTGA
- the hisD gene encoding histidinol dehydrogenase, with protein MAITLLSTAPEFEADFVAFLSTKREVSEDVDQTVRAILARVRAEGDAALVEYTNRFDRNGFTAASLAVTRDEIAEAVAGADPRTVEALTLARDRIASHHARQMPHDDRYVDPIGVELGSRWTAIESVGLYVPGGTASYPSSVLMNAVPARVAGVERIVIVVPAPDGVLNPLVLVAAHLAGVSEIYRIGGAQAVAALAYGTQTIRPVAKIVGPGNAYVAAAKRQVFGTVGIDMIAGPSEVLVIADAENDPDWIAADLLAQAEHDAAAQSILITDDAAFGRSVEQAVERQIATLPRAETAAASWRDFGAVIVVPDLDAAVPLADRIAAEHLELAFAGAEAFVPKIRNAGAIFIGRHTPEVIGDYVGGSNHVLPTARSARFSSGLSVLDFVKRTSLLKLGADQLRALAPAAIALAEAEGLGAHARSVAIRLNL; from the coding sequence ATGGCCATCACGCTCCTTTCCACCGCCCCGGAGTTCGAAGCGGACTTCGTCGCGTTTCTGTCGACGAAGCGCGAGGTTTCGGAGGACGTCGACCAGACGGTGCGCGCGATCCTCGCCCGGGTGCGCGCCGAAGGCGACGCAGCCCTGGTCGAGTATACCAACCGCTTCGACCGCAACGGCTTCACGGCGGCGAGCCTGGCGGTGACGCGAGACGAGATCGCCGAAGCCGTCGCCGGCGCCGATCCGCGGACGGTCGAGGCGCTGACGCTGGCGCGCGACCGCATCGCCTCCCACCACGCCCGCCAGATGCCGCACGACGACCGCTACGTCGACCCGATCGGCGTGGAACTCGGCTCGCGCTGGACGGCGATCGAATCGGTCGGCCTCTACGTGCCCGGCGGCACGGCGAGCTACCCGAGTTCCGTGCTGATGAACGCGGTGCCCGCCCGGGTGGCCGGCGTCGAGCGCATCGTCATCGTCGTGCCCGCCCCCGACGGCGTGCTCAACCCGCTCGTCCTCGTCGCGGCGCACCTGGCGGGCGTCAGCGAGATCTACCGGATCGGCGGCGCGCAGGCCGTGGCGGCACTGGCCTACGGGACGCAGACCATCCGCCCCGTCGCCAAGATCGTCGGTCCCGGCAACGCCTATGTCGCGGCGGCCAAGCGGCAGGTCTTCGGCACCGTCGGCATCGACATGATCGCAGGCCCATCCGAGGTTTTGGTGATCGCCGATGCGGAAAACGATCCGGACTGGATCGCCGCGGACCTGCTCGCCCAGGCCGAACACGATGCGGCCGCGCAGTCGATCCTGATCACCGACGACGCCGCCTTCGGCCGCAGCGTCGAGCAGGCCGTCGAGCGGCAGATCGCCACCCTCCCCCGCGCTGAAACCGCAGCGGCCAGCTGGCGTGACTTCGGCGCCGTGATCGTCGTGCCCGACCTCGACGCGGCCGTGCCGCTCGCCGACCGCATCGCGGCCGAGCATCTCGAACTGGCCTTCGCAGGTGCCGAGGCCTTCGTGCCGAAGATCCGCAATGCCGGCGCGATCTTCATCGGCCGGCACACGCCGGAGGTCATCGGCGACTATGTCGGCGGGTCGAACCATGTGCTGCCGACGGCGCGCTCGGCGCGCTTCTCGTCGGGCCTGTCGGTCCTCGACTTCGTCAAGCGGACCTCCCTGCTCAAGCTCGGAGCGGACCAGCTGCGCGCTCTCGCGCCGGCCGCCATCGCGCTCGCCGAAGCCGAGGGGCTCGGCGCGCATGCGCGATCGGTCGCCATTCGCCTCAATCTCTAG
- a CDS encoding UPF0262 family protein, with the protein MGADAASNHRLIDVELDESIGRSTPDVEHERAVAIFDLIEENVFHPVGDADGGPYRLKLSLVDSRLVFAVSREDGSAIVTHILSLTPFRRIVKDYFMICESYYEAIRSSTPSQIEAIDMGRRGLHNEGSRTLMDRLSGKIEVDFDTARRLFTLVCVLHWRG; encoded by the coding sequence GTGGGTGCGGACGCGGCAAGCAACCATCGGCTGATCGACGTCGAGCTCGACGAGTCGATCGGACGGTCCACGCCCGACGTCGAGCACGAGCGCGCCGTCGCCATTTTCGACCTGATCGAGGAGAACGTCTTCCACCCCGTCGGCGACGCGGACGGCGGTCCCTACAGGCTGAAGCTGTCGCTGGTCGATTCGCGCCTCGTCTTCGCCGTCTCGCGCGAGGACGGCAGCGCCATCGTCACGCACATCCTGTCGCTGACGCCGTTCCGTCGCATCGTGAAGGACTACTTCATGATCTGCGAGAGCTACTACGAGGCGATCCGCTCCTCCACGCCCTCCCAGATCGAGGCGATCGACATGGGCCGCCGCGGTCTGCACAACGAGGGATCGCGCACCCTCATGGACCGCCTGTCGGGGAAGATCGAGGTCGATTTCGATACGGCGCGTCGGCTCTTCACGCTGGTCTGCGTGCTGCACTGGCGCGGGTAG
- a CDS encoding low molecular weight phosphatase family protein: MADTPPTDQAVPGAPSGRTPGSVLFLCGMNAIRSPMAELIARRLLPGVYVASAGVRPGERDPFVDAVLAEQNLSLGQRQPRLLDDLEDGYFDLIVTLAPEAHHAALDMTRALASDVEYWPMPDPSTAGGTRDQILAAYRDVRDRLARRIGTRFGVDARIPPR, from the coding sequence GTGGCCGACACGCCGCCAACCGACCAGGCCGTGCCCGGCGCGCCGTCCGGCCGCACGCCCGGATCGGTCCTCTTCCTGTGCGGCATGAACGCGATCCGGTCGCCCATGGCCGAACTGATCGCCCGCCGGCTGCTGCCCGGAGTCTACGTGGCATCGGCCGGCGTGCGGCCCGGCGAGCGCGATCCCTTCGTCGACGCCGTCCTCGCCGAGCAGAACCTGTCGCTCGGTCAGCGTCAGCCGCGCCTGCTCGACGATCTGGAGGACGGCTATTTCGACCTCATCGTGACGCTGGCGCCCGAGGCGCACCATGCCGCCCTCGACATGACGCGCGCGCTTGCCTCGGACGTCGAATACTGGCCGATGCCCGACCCCTCGACCGCAGGCGGCACGCGCGACCAGATCCTTGCAGCCTACCGCGACGTGCGCGACCGCCTCGCGCGGCGGATAGGCACGCGTTTCGGCGTCGACGCCAGGATTCCGCCCCGGTGA
- the infA gene encoding translation initiation factor IF-1, with the protein MPKEEVLEFPGTVTELLPNAMFRVKLENEHEIIAHTAGRMRKNRIRVLTGDKVLVEMTPYDLTKGRITYRFK; encoded by the coding sequence ATGCCGAAGGAAGAAGTCCTCGAGTTTCCGGGCACCGTCACGGAATTGCTCCCCAACGCGATGTTCCGGGTGAAGCTCGAAAACGAGCACGAGATCATCGCTCATACCGCCGGCCGCATGCGCAAGAACCGTATTCGCGTGCTGACGGGCGACAAGGTGCTCGTCGAGATGACGCCCTACGACCTGACCAAGGGCCGCATCACCTACCGCTTCAAGTAG
- a CDS encoding Maf-like protein produces the protein MSVFQKLVLASGSPRRIELLQQAGIEPHRICPADIDETPQRAEQPRSLAKRLSKEKAERAFATLSAEDGWERDAYVLAADTVVAVGRRILPKAELLDDATACLRLLSGRSHRVYTGLCLITPAGKVRQNLVDTRVRFKRLSRDETESYLASGEWRGKAGGYAIQGLAGTFVIKLVGSYTNVVGLPLYETVSLLAGEGYKVHFNWVSGLGTA, from the coding sequence ATGAGCGTTTTCCAGAAGCTGGTGCTCGCTTCGGGGTCTCCCCGCCGCATCGAACTGCTCCAGCAGGCCGGGATCGAACCGCACCGGATCTGCCCCGCCGACATCGACGAGACGCCGCAGCGGGCCGAACAGCCGCGCTCGCTGGCCAAGCGGCTGTCGAAGGAGAAGGCCGAGCGGGCCTTCGCGACCCTGTCCGCCGAGGACGGCTGGGAACGCGATGCCTACGTCCTCGCCGCCGACACGGTGGTGGCCGTGGGACGGCGCATCCTGCCGAAGGCCGAACTGCTCGACGACGCCACCGCCTGCCTGCGCCTGCTTTCTGGACGGTCGCACCGCGTCTACACCGGCCTCTGCCTGATCACGCCTGCCGGCAAGGTCCGCCAGAACCTCGTCGACACGCGCGTGCGTTTCAAGCGGCTGTCGCGCGACGAGACCGAGAGCTACCTCGCTTCCGGAGAATGGCGGGGAAAGGCCGGCGGCTATGCCATCCAGGGTCTGGCGGGCACCTTCGTCATCAAGCTGGTGGGCTCCTATACCAACGTCGTCGGACTGCCGCTCTACGAGACCGTCTCGCTCCTCGCGGGCGAGGGCTACAAGGTTCATTTCAACTGGGTCTCGGGCCTGGGGACCGCGTGA
- the yacG gene encoding DNA gyrase inhibitor YacG, with amino-acid sequence MTAKVPSSVTPLRPRVKCPECGRPSARETYPFCSTRCKDRDLNRWLSGAYVIPGEPADADPGDRRDRDED; translated from the coding sequence ATGACGGCCAAGGTTCCCTCGAGCGTCACGCCGCTGCGCCCCCGCGTCAAATGTCCCGAATGCGGCAGGCCCTCGGCGCGCGAGACCTATCCCTTCTGCTCCACCCGCTGCAAGGACCGCGACTTGAACCGCTGGCTCTCGGGCGCCTACGTCATCCCCGGCGAACCCGCCGACGCCGATCCGGGCGATCGCCGCGACCGCGACGAGGACTAA
- a CDS encoding formyltransferase family protein, producing the protein MPHTAILIAEKGWIPAGVAGAWLRAGNGIAEVWCFAADSPLLRPPRGLIGRLFPRWDVVRLLARHRVPVRLCPPLKGWHEAAARADAVQADVLMTLMTHQIVPAPLLRHFGGRAVNLHPALLPDYKGPSPRIGMLLDGQADLAGGVTLHVLSPGIDEGPVIASRPVPRSQARSYHHWEALQAVAAGELAGGPLLDYLAGRLAATPQVPGSGSYRRPTRAELAIGPAVDAARARFLCETLGDTGGLHCVGAGGTIVSLGGFSRHLGLPTGLPPRVGLREVELDVKDARLRLRRRTPLSKALVWARKVEALRSVSARGTA; encoded by the coding sequence GTGCCGCATACCGCCATCCTCATCGCCGAGAAGGGCTGGATACCGGCCGGCGTGGCCGGGGCCTGGCTGCGTGCAGGCAACGGGATCGCGGAGGTCTGGTGCTTTGCGGCGGACAGTCCCCTGCTCCGCCCGCCGCGGGGGCTCATCGGCCGGCTCTTTCCCCGATGGGACGTCGTCAGGCTGCTGGCGCGCCACCGCGTGCCGGTGCGGCTCTGCCCGCCGCTGAAGGGCTGGCACGAGGCCGCCGCGCGGGCCGACGCGGTGCAAGCGGACGTGCTGATGACGCTGATGACGCATCAGATCGTCCCCGCCCCGCTGCTGCGCCATTTCGGTGGCAGGGCGGTGAACCTCCATCCGGCCCTGCTGCCCGACTACAAGGGCCCCTCGCCGCGCATCGGCATGCTGCTCGACGGGCAGGCCGACCTGGCCGGCGGCGTCACGCTGCACGTGCTTTCACCCGGCATCGACGAAGGTCCCGTCATCGCCAGCCGCCCGGTGCCGCGCAGCCAGGCCCGCAGCTATCATCACTGGGAAGCGCTGCAGGCGGTCGCGGCGGGAGAACTGGCCGGCGGCCCGCTCCTCGACTACCTCGCCGGCCGCCTCGCGGCCACGCCCCAGGTGCCGGGCAGCGGCAGCTACCGTCGCCCGACGCGGGCCGAACTCGCCATCGGGCCGGCCGTCGACGCGGCACGGGCACGCTTCCTCTGCGAGACCCTGGGCGACACCGGCGGCCTGCACTGCGTCGGCGCCGGCGGAACGATCGTTTCGCTGGGAGGCTTCAGCCGGCATCTCGGCCTGCCGACCGGATTGCCGCCGCGCGTCGGGCTGCGCGAGGTGGAACTCGACGTGAAGGACGCCCGATTGCGCCTGCGCCGGCGTACGCCGCTGTCGAAGGCGCTCGTCTGGGCGCGCAAGGTGGAGGCCCTGCGATCGGTCTCCGCGCGCGGGACAGCCTGA
- a CDS encoding nucleotide sugar dehydrogenase: protein MNEHIKALNDHGLGGRLARREAVIGIIGLGYVGLPLAAACARGGFGTVGFDVDLGKIEALEDGRSYIDAVASEELSAFIAAGRFRATGDFAQLAACDVIVICVPTPLTRHREPDLKYVTGTAETIAANLRRGQLVVLESTTFPGTTDGVVRPILEQSGLVSGTDFFLGFSPEREDPGNAYFHTASIPKVVAGEGPIASALVQAFYGAVVARVVAVSTPAVAEAVKITENVFRAVNIALVNELKVIYDAMGIDVWEVIDAAATKPFGYMPFYPGPGLGGHCIPIDPFYLTWKSREFGLTTKFVELAGEINVSMPRYVIASLERHLDLRQKTSLGAARVLILGLAYKKNVADIRESPSFHLMDILAARGAAVDYHDPHVPVIPATREHAQYEGIRSVALTADSLAGYHAVLVSTDHDAVDYALVAQHARLVVDTRNVFARKGIPSEVVVKS from the coding sequence ATGAACGAACACATCAAGGCACTGAACGACCACGGTCTCGGCGGCAGGCTTGCCCGCCGAGAGGCGGTCATCGGCATCATAGGGCTCGGCTATGTCGGTCTGCCGCTGGCGGCAGCCTGCGCACGGGGCGGGTTCGGCACGGTGGGTTTCGACGTCGACCTCGGCAAGATCGAGGCGCTGGAGGACGGGCGGTCCTACATCGACGCGGTGGCGTCGGAGGAACTGTCGGCCTTCATTGCGGCGGGACGCTTCCGGGCCACGGGCGACTTCGCGCAGCTCGCCGCCTGCGACGTGATCGTGATCTGCGTGCCGACGCCCCTTACCCGTCACCGGGAACCGGACCTGAAATACGTCACCGGCACCGCCGAGACGATCGCGGCAAATCTGCGGCGCGGCCAGCTGGTGGTGCTGGAATCGACCACCTTCCCGGGCACCACCGACGGCGTGGTGCGGCCGATCCTGGAGCAGAGCGGGCTCGTGAGCGGCACCGACTTCTTCCTCGGCTTCTCGCCCGAGCGCGAAGACCCCGGCAATGCGTATTTCCACACCGCCTCCATCCCCAAGGTCGTGGCGGGCGAGGGACCCATCGCCTCGGCGCTGGTCCAGGCCTTCTACGGCGCCGTGGTGGCGCGGGTGGTGGCCGTGTCGACACCGGCGGTGGCGGAGGCGGTCAAGATCACGGAGAACGTCTTCCGGGCGGTCAACATCGCGCTCGTGAACGAGCTCAAGGTGATCTACGACGCCATGGGCATCGACGTCTGGGAGGTGATCGATGCCGCCGCGACCAAGCCCTTCGGCTACATGCCGTTCTATCCGGGACCCGGGCTCGGCGGCCACTGCATCCCGATCGACCCCTTCTACCTCACCTGGAAGTCGCGCGAGTTCGGCCTGACGACCAAGTTCGTCGAGCTCGCCGGCGAGATCAACGTCTCGATGCCGCGCTACGTGATCGCCAGCCTCGAGCGCCATCTCGACCTGCGTCAGAAGACCTCGCTCGGCGCCGCGCGCGTGCTGATCCTCGGCCTCGCCTACAAGAAGAACGTAGCAGACATTCGCGAGAGCCCGTCCTTCCACCTGATGGACATCCTGGCGGCACGGGGCGCTGCTGTGGACTACCACGATCCGCATGTGCCGGTGATCCCCGCGACACGCGAGCACGCCCAGTACGAGGGCATCCGCTCGGTGGCGCTGACGGCGGACAGCCTCGCAGGCTATCATGCCGTGCTCGTCTCGACCGACCACGACGCGGTCGACTATGCGCTGGTCGCGCAGCACGCGCGGCTGGTGGTCGACACCCGCAACGTCTTCGCCCGCAAGGGCATCCCGTCCGAGGTCGTCGTCAAGTCCTGA
- a CDS encoding glycosyltransferase family 4 protein, with protein MVFRLQFFRLDLMHILFLSDNFPPEVNAPASRTFEHCREWIAAGHEVTVITCAPNFPQGRVFPGYRNRLWQKETMSGITVIRVWSYITANEGFARRIADYVSYMISAIAAAPFVRRADVVVGTSPQFFTAVAAYVVGLGKRVPFVFELRDLWPESIRAVGAMSKSRILDWLEQVELFLYRRAALVVSVTESFRSDLQRRGIDPSKVAVITNGIDASRFQPRPKDEALLDRHGLKGRFVAGYIGTHGMAHGLDTILDAAALLKREPGGERFRLLLLGDGAGKAALVERARLEGLDNVVFVDTVSKDEVVRYWSLLDVSIIHLKKTDLFRSVIPSKLFECMGMAIPVLHGVEGESAAIVEREKVGLAFEPENAAELCRLLVELEQDRMRLEALAANGPVAALRYDRKELALRMLRYLEKVVRREPLSDPV; from the coding sequence GTGGTCTTCCGTCTCCAGTTCTTCAGGCTCGATCTGATGCACATCCTGTTCCTCAGCGACAATTTTCCCCCGGAGGTGAACGCTCCGGCCAGCCGGACCTTCGAGCATTGCCGCGAATGGATCGCCGCGGGTCACGAAGTGACCGTGATCACCTGCGCTCCCAACTTCCCGCAGGGACGCGTCTTCCCCGGATACCGGAACCGCCTGTGGCAGAAGGAGACGATGTCGGGGATCACCGTGATCCGCGTCTGGTCCTACATCACCGCCAACGAGGGCTTTGCCCGGCGTATCGCCGACTATGTCAGCTACATGATCAGCGCGATCGCCGCGGCCCCCTTCGTTCGCCGGGCGGACGTCGTCGTGGGCACGTCGCCGCAGTTCTTCACTGCCGTGGCTGCCTATGTCGTCGGCCTCGGAAAGCGCGTCCCGTTCGTCTTCGAGCTGAGAGACCTCTGGCCCGAGTCGATCCGCGCCGTCGGAGCGATGTCGAAGAGCCGGATTCTAGACTGGCTGGAGCAGGTCGAACTGTTCCTCTATCGGCGCGCCGCGCTCGTCGTTTCGGTGACGGAATCCTTCCGGAGCGATCTCCAGCGGCGCGGGATCGACCCGTCGAAGGTCGCGGTCATCACCAACGGGATCGACGCCAGCCGCTTCCAGCCGCGGCCGAAGGACGAAGCCCTGCTCGACCGGCACGGTCTGAAGGGCAGGTTCGTCGCGGGCTACATCGGGACGCACGGCATGGCCCATGGACTGGACACGATCCTGGATGCGGCCGCGCTGCTGAAGCGCGAGCCCGGCGGCGAGCGGTTCCGGCTTCTGCTCCTCGGCGACGGTGCCGGGAAGGCAGCGCTCGTCGAACGCGCCAGGCTCGAAGGTCTCGACAACGTCGTCTTCGTCGACACCGTGTCCAAGGATGAGGTGGTCCGCTACTGGTCGCTTCTCGACGTCTCGATCATCCATCTGAAGAAGACGGACCTCTTCCGGTCCGTCATTCCCTCGAAGCTTTTCGAATGCATGGGCATGGCCATCCCCGTACTCCACGGCGTCGAAGGCGAATCGGCCGCGATCGTCGAGCGCGAGAAGGTCGGACTTGCGTTCGAGCCGGAAAATGCCGCCGAACTGTGCCGATTGCTCGTCGAGCTAGAGCAAGACAGGATGCGTCTTGAAGCCCTGGCTGCGAATGGTCCGGTGGCGGCACTCCGCTATGACCGCAAGGAACTGGCCCTGAGGATGCTGCGGTATCTCGAGAAAGTGGTCCGGCGGGAGCCCCTGTCCGATCCGGTCTGA
- a CDS encoding heparinase II/III family protein has protein sequence MRRRIGQAVLLWHTVRHLKPVQIGGRAWFRLHRPKPDLAPAPALRDRAGPWVRPAGRQPSQLGPDRFCFLNQEGDLGGGWDDGRRDKLWRYNLHYFDDLNADSAQDRVAWHQSLIRRWVADNPPGVGTGWEPYPTSLRIVNWIKWTLAGNRLPPEAVQSLAVQARWLSRRLEHHLLGNHLFANAKALVFAGSFFTGDEPARWLSRAATILKREIPEQILDDGGHFELSTMYHALALEDALDLENLWRAYPDSRRLTAGIDGLVAARIAPMRRWLTAMCHPDGEIAFFNDSAFGVAPPPAALDAYASRLGLDPIGPGKAGLLRDSGYARLEAGPSVVLADVARVGPDYLPGHAHADTLSFELSVGWQRVLVNSGTSVYAAGPERLRQRGTAAHNTVVIAGENSSEIWSAFRVARRARPFDLSIEDDGSTTVLACSHDGYTRLARGAVHRRTLILQPGGLTVEDVLAGGADPAEARFHFHPSWDVAVDGAHGRAVSDRGQVVAWVIEAGTASIQAGTHHPEFGISLPSACLVVGLEAGRSLVRFTWSSVSSSSGSI, from the coding sequence TTGAGACGGCGGATCGGCCAGGCCGTCCTGCTCTGGCATACGGTCCGCCACCTCAAGCCGGTCCAGATCGGCGGGCGGGCGTGGTTCCGGCTGCATCGGCCGAAGCCGGATCTGGCACCCGCTCCGGCCCTGCGGGACCGGGCCGGCCCCTGGGTCCGGCCGGCCGGACGACAACCGAGCCAGCTCGGGCCCGACCGCTTCTGCTTCCTGAACCAGGAGGGCGATCTGGGCGGAGGCTGGGACGACGGCCGCCGCGACAAGCTGTGGCGCTACAACCTGCACTATTTCGACGACCTGAACGCCGACTCCGCGCAGGACCGCGTCGCCTGGCACCAGAGCCTGATCCGGCGCTGGGTGGCGGACAATCCGCCCGGCGTCGGGACGGGATGGGAGCCGTATCCGACCTCCCTGCGGATCGTGAACTGGATCAAGTGGACGCTCGCCGGCAACCGGCTGCCGCCGGAAGCCGTGCAGAGCCTCGCGGTGCAGGCGCGCTGGCTGTCGCGACGCCTGGAGCATCACCTGCTCGGCAATCATCTCTTTGCCAATGCCAAGGCGCTCGTCTTCGCCGGCAGCTTCTTCACGGGCGACGAGCCGGCACGCTGGCTATCGCGGGCGGCAACGATCCTGAAGCGCGAGATCCCCGAGCAGATCCTCGACGACGGCGGCCATTTCGAGCTGAGCACGATGTACCACGCGCTGGCGCTCGAGGACGCGCTCGATCTCGAGAATCTGTGGCGGGCCTACCCGGATTCCCGAAGGCTCACGGCCGGTATCGACGGACTGGTCGCCGCGCGGATCGCGCCGATGCGACGCTGGCTGACGGCCATGTGCCACCCGGACGGCGAGATCGCATTCTTCAACGATTCAGCCTTCGGCGTCGCTCCCCCACCGGCAGCGCTGGATGCCTATGCGTCGCGGCTCGGGCTGGATCCGATTGGTCCGGGCAAGGCGGGTCTGCTGCGCGACAGCGGCTATGCACGCCTGGAGGCGGGACCGTCGGTGGTTCTGGCCGACGTCGCGCGCGTCGGTCCGGATTATCTTCCGGGCCATGCCCATGCCGACACGCTCTCGTTCGAACTGTCGGTGGGCTGGCAGCGGGTACTCGTCAATTCGGGAACGTCCGTCTATGCCGCCGGACCGGAGAGGCTCAGGCAACGCGGCACGGCGGCCCACAACACGGTGGTCATCGCAGGCGAGAATTCGTCCGAGATCTGGTCGGCCTTCCGCGTCGCGCGGCGCGCGCGGCCGTTCGATCTGTCGATCGAGGACGACGGATCGACGACTGTCCTTGCCTGTTCCCACGATGGGTACACCCGGCTCGCGAGAGGCGCAGTCCACCGCCGAACGCTCATCCTGCAGCCCGGCGGCCTGACGGTCGAGGACGTGCTCGCCGGCGGCGCGGATCCGGCCGAGGCGCGGTTTCACTTCCACCCTTCCTGGGACGTCGCCGTAGACGGCGCGCATGGGCGCGCAGTCTCCGACCGGGGGCAAGTCGTCGCTTGGGTCATCGAAGCCGGCACCGCCTCCATCCAGGCGGGCACCCATCATCCGGAGTTCGGAATCAGCCTGCCGTCTGCTTGCCTCGTCGTCGGGCTTGAGGCAGGACGCAGCCTCGTACGGTTCACGTGGTCTTCCGTCTCCAGTTCTTCAGGCTCGATCTGA